In Deltaproteobacteria bacterium, a single genomic region encodes these proteins:
- a CDS encoding class I SAM-dependent methyltransferase, with amino-acid sequence MASLPLASLVHDGLRRGSSLAYRAQQRLLVQLCGLTQRTARRVLLHEREDLSRAEFTALRERYDALLRRDLANVQAGVYPRALLFGLPWQRYARALPGLVRDVPAMVDRKQRDGWRELPAGLELRDYPPYYRRTFHWQTDGYLSRRSAELYDVSVEFLFGGTADVMRRQCLVPLHSLAAQLGRPLRVLDVGCGTGRTLAQIRRAMPQADLVGLDLSRFYLDVAREQVDGLATIEASGERIPLPDASVDAVVSVFLFHELPRAARRTVWAEARRVLRPHGRFLVIDSVQHVDSQEIAYFVDRFSREMHEPFYPEYLRDDLREGLSGAGFEVEAVDPIYLAKLVTARPMTAATPGC; translated from the coding sequence GTGGCGTCGCTCCCTCTCGCCTCTCTCGTGCACGACGGGCTCCGTCGCGGCTCCTCGCTGGCCTACCGCGCGCAACAGCGCCTGCTCGTGCAGCTGTGCGGGCTCACGCAGCGAACCGCGCGGCGTGTGTTGCTGCACGAGCGCGAAGACCTCTCCCGCGCCGAGTTCACCGCGCTGCGGGAGCGCTACGACGCGTTGCTGCGCCGCGACCTCGCGAACGTGCAGGCAGGCGTGTATCCCCGCGCGCTGCTGTTCGGGCTGCCGTGGCAGCGCTACGCGCGAGCGCTGCCGGGGCTCGTGCGCGACGTCCCGGCGATGGTCGACCGCAAGCAACGCGACGGCTGGCGCGAGCTGCCCGCCGGGCTCGAGCTGCGCGACTACCCGCCGTACTACCGACGCACGTTCCACTGGCAGACCGACGGCTACCTGAGCCGACGCTCGGCGGAGCTCTACGACGTCAGCGTGGAGTTCCTCTTCGGCGGCACCGCCGACGTCATGCGGCGGCAGTGCCTGGTGCCGCTGCATTCCCTGGCGGCGCAGCTCGGGCGACCGCTGCGGGTGCTCGACGTCGGCTGCGGCACCGGCCGCACGCTGGCGCAGATTCGGCGCGCGATGCCCCAGGCCGACCTCGTGGGGCTCGATCTCAGTCGCTTCTACCTCGACGTCGCCCGCGAGCAGGTCGACGGGCTCGCGACCATCGAGGCCAGCGGCGAGCGCATCCCGCTGCCCGACGCCAGCGTCGACGCGGTCGTGAGTGTGTTCCTCTTCCACGAGTTGCCGCGTGCCGCACGGCGCACCGTGTGGGCCGAGGCGCGTCGGGTGCTGCGGCCCCATGGACGCTTCTTGGTGATCGATTCGGTGCAGCACGTCGATAGCCAGGAGATCGCCTACTTCGTCGACCGCTTCAGCCGCGAGATGCACGAGCCGTTCTACCCGGAGTACCTCCGCGATGACCTGCGGGAGGGGCTGAGCGGCGCCGGCTTCGAGGTCGAGGCGGTCGATCCCATCTACCTGGCGAAGCTCGTGACGGCGCGGCCGATGACCGCCGCGACCCCCGGATGCTGA
- a CDS encoding tetratricopeptide repeat protein, translated as MSERDNAMDDAFVQSPALARMVELARAQRVPPSTLDAAGLAAAVRRRRSIRNRNVVLTAVALAAGIAALWFGLERRRLELDADATPDAAANVVAQPERERDAAVREHGGRGDARGRTRDATSDGAVSTAAAPAPTPSGDATAPDAGTPEALAEPPDERTVAAPASASELSRQAEVAMIEHRRRDAIELLTQLVRRYPTHAAARTALLDLGRLLREGKRDDEARCAYRQFIARWPGDSTRADVERALAALGDGPECRGLRPRR; from the coding sequence ATGAGCGAGCGAGACAACGCCATGGACGACGCGTTCGTGCAGTCACCCGCGCTCGCGCGGATGGTCGAGCTGGCCCGTGCGCAGCGAGTCCCGCCCTCGACCCTCGATGCCGCAGGGCTGGCCGCGGCGGTGCGACGGCGGCGGAGCATCCGCAACCGCAACGTCGTGCTCACCGCGGTCGCGCTCGCGGCCGGCATCGCGGCGTTGTGGTTCGGCCTCGAGCGCCGTCGGCTCGAACTCGACGCCGACGCCACCCCGGATGCCGCGGCGAACGTCGTCGCGCAGCCGGAGCGCGAGCGCGATGCAGCGGTGCGCGAGCACGGCGGGCGCGGCGACGCCCGCGGCCGCACGCGCGATGCCACCAGCGACGGCGCGGTGTCGACCGCGGCTGCGCCCGCACCGACGCCCTCGGGCGACGCGACGGCTCCGGATGCGGGGACGCCCGAGGCGCTCGCCGAGCCCCCGGACGAGCGCACTGTCGCGGCGCCGGCGAGCGCGAGCGAGCTGTCGCGTCAGGCCGAGGTCGCGATGATCGAGCACCGCCGTCGCGACGCGATCGAGCTGCTCACCCAGCTCGTGCGTCGCTACCCGACCCACGCCGCGGCGCGCACGGCCCTGCTCGACCTCGGTCGATTGCTGCGCGAGGGCAAGCGCGACGACGAAGCGCGCTGTGCCTACCGCCAGTTCATCGCGCGTTGGCCGGGCGACTCCACGCGCGCCGACGTCGAGCGCGCGCTCGCAGCCCTCGGCGACGGCCCCGAGTGCCGCGGCCTGCGCCCGCGTCGTTGA